One stretch of Nitratiruptor tergarcus DSM 16512 DNA includes these proteins:
- the hemE gene encoding uroporphyrinogen decarboxylase: MVFIDACFRKKTPYTPIWMMRQAGRYLPEYMEVRNKAGNFLTLCKNPAMAAEVTLQPVEILDVDAAILFSDILVIPLEMGMDLRFEKGEGPIFSDPIRTLEDLERLYDYPEERLTYVYDTIKIVREKLPKDKALIGFSGAPWTLATYMVEGSGSKTYATIKKLIYTDPEFMHALMIKITEAVKAYLVKQIEAGVNAVQVFDSWASALEKEKYFEFGWDYMVDIAEFLKERYPHIPVILFPKGIAGYLDGIYGKFDVFGVDWGTPIDLAKEKLGEKYVLQGNMEPTRLYSKEATKEGVEKIIEVMGAKPGHIFNLGHGMLPDLPVENAKYLVELVHDLTRR, from the coding sequence ATGGTTTTCATTGATGCATGTTTTCGTAAAAAAACCCCCTACACTCCCATCTGGATGATGCGTCAAGCTGGACGCTATCTGCCAGAATATATGGAGGTACGCAACAAAGCTGGAAATTTTTTAACGCTTTGCAAAAATCCCGCAATGGCTGCTGAAGTAACCCTCCAGCCAGTTGAGATTTTAGATGTAGACGCTGCTATTTTATTTAGTGATATACTTGTTATTCCACTTGAAATGGGAATGGATCTACGCTTTGAAAAAGGTGAAGGACCAATTTTTAGCGATCCTATACGTACACTAGAAGATCTTGAACGTCTCTACGACTATCCAGAAGAGAGACTTACATATGTGTATGATACGATTAAAATAGTGAGAGAAAAACTCCCAAAAGATAAAGCCCTCATCGGCTTTAGTGGAGCACCATGGACTTTGGCTACATACATGGTAGAAGGAAGCGGCTCCAAAACCTATGCCACTATCAAAAAGCTTATCTATACAGATCCAGAATTTATGCATGCCCTCATGATTAAAATTACAGAAGCTGTCAAAGCATATCTTGTCAAGCAGATTGAAGCCGGCGTTAATGCAGTGCAGGTCTTTGATAGTTGGGCAAGTGCACTGGAAAAAGAGAAATATTTTGAGTTTGGCTGGGACTATATGGTAGATATCGCAGAATTCCTCAAAGAGCGCTATCCCCATATCCCTGTGATTCTCTTTCCAAAAGGCATTGCAGGATATTTAGATGGTATTTATGGAAAGTTTGATGTCTTTGGTGTTGACTGGGGCACACCTATAGATTTAGCAAAAGAAAAACTTGGTGAAAAATATGTCCTCCAAGGCAATATGGAGCCAACAAGACTCTACTCCAAAGAAGCCACAAAAGAGGGAGTAGAAAAGATCATAGAGGTAATGGGAGCCAAACCTGGTCATATCTTCAACCTCGGTCATGGAATGTTACCAGATCTTCCCGTAGAAAATGCCAAATATCTCGTAGAACTTGTTCACGATTTGACACGCAGATGA
- a CDS encoding radical SAM protein, with the protein MSIIFGPVNSRRFGLSLGIDLSPSQKSCTFDCLYCELEPAKPVDTIINPPSVEEVIKETQKALKEFPDVDVITITANGEPTLYPHLDELVDELGKIKKDKKLLILSNASRIDEPAIQQTLRKFDIVKLSLDSANQKTFKKIDRPLKGINVDNIIKGMIGFRKIYTGFLVIEILVVKGINDKPQEFEALNEVLQQIKPDRIDIGTIDRPPAYKVEPVSYEKLFELSKKIKNLPVTIVSRKKEKKYHLHLNKQELIELLAHRPLTQEDVDTLFDQTTKNLVNELLQTHQLQEKKVGNVTFLEIIQKK; encoded by the coding sequence ATGAGTATTATCTTTGGTCCTGTTAATTCCAGGAGATTTGGTCTCTCTCTTGGAATTGATCTCTCACCATCACAAAAGTCTTGCACTTTTGACTGTTTGTATTGCGAGCTAGAGCCTGCAAAACCGGTAGATACTATTATAAATCCACCAAGTGTAGAAGAGGTTATCAAAGAAACACAAAAAGCTTTGAAAGAGTTTCCCGATGTGGATGTCATCACAATAACAGCAAATGGAGAACCAACCCTCTACCCTCACCTTGATGAACTTGTGGATGAACTGGGTAAAATCAAAAAAGATAAAAAGCTCCTCATCCTCTCAAACGCTAGTCGCATAGATGAGCCAGCTATACAACAAACTTTGAGAAAATTCGATATCGTCAAGCTCTCACTCGATAGCGCCAATCAAAAGACATTCAAAAAAATTGATCGGCCTTTAAAAGGCATTAATGTTGATAACATCATAAAAGGAATGATCGGCTTTCGTAAGATTTATACTGGATTTCTCGTTATTGAGATATTAGTAGTAAAAGGCATCAACGATAAGCCACAAGAGTTTGAGGCACTCAATGAAGTACTCCAACAAATAAAGCCCGATCGCATCGATATCGGCACAATCGACCGCCCACCAGCATACAAAGTTGAGCCAGTAAGCTACGAAAAACTTTTTGAACTATCAAAAAAGATTAAAAACCTTCCAGTTACAATTGTCTCACGAAAAAAAGAGAAAAAGTATCACTTACATCTAAACAAACAAGAACTTATCGAACTTCTTGCTCATAGACCACTTACGCAAGAAGATGTTGACACACTTTTTGATCAAACCACCAAAAACTTAGTAAATGAACTCCTACAAACTCACCAACTTCAAGAAAAAAAAGTCGGTAATGTAACATTTTTGGAAATCATCCAGAAAAAATAG
- a CDS encoding transporter, which produces MNKKFIVATILACHTTLSPSLFAQVIPGINSKGGAMVVPEGKLKMAMKHIYFQRKHMFDGSHEVTNKENLDATANITLMVFRYGIVNNGDIRLMIPYKRIDATAKLGPNNVAIDNSGIGDIAIIGKYVLLPMKQYGYQVAVEAGVKFPTGKTDKGFKKAPPFAQNIATPLPTQPGTGGAEYKFGLGFSKILSNTWRVDAHTMYTYRPKAKHDYDFGNEITFDIGTTKAITKNINIGLEYNFKYNSKTNMGNDTNPILRSKLPFKAFSGSAGYITPQIEFLPFDKPKLHIGVGVSFLAHYNLKEYQPLEKRRVVLRIGYLF; this is translated from the coding sequence ATGAACAAAAAATTCATAGTAGCAACTATACTTGCTTGTCATACAACACTTTCTCCCTCCCTTTTTGCTCAAGTTATTCCTGGTATCAACTCAAAAGGTGGTGCTATGGTAGTTCCAGAAGGCAAACTTAAAATGGCTATGAAACATATCTACTTTCAGCGAAAACATATGTTCGATGGCTCACATGAAGTTACTAATAAAGAAAACTTAGATGCTACAGCAAATATAACACTCATGGTATTTCGTTATGGAATTGTCAACAATGGTGACATTCGGCTAATGATTCCCTATAAACGCATAGACGCTACAGCAAAATTAGGACCAAACAATGTAGCTATCGATAACAGTGGCATTGGGGATATTGCGATAATTGGAAAATATGTTCTGTTACCAATGAAACAATATGGCTATCAAGTAGCTGTTGAAGCCGGAGTAAAATTTCCTACGGGAAAGACAGACAAAGGGTTCAAAAAAGCTCCTCCTTTTGCACAAAATATTGCTACTCCACTACCCACACAACCTGGAACAGGCGGAGCTGAATACAAATTTGGACTTGGATTTTCAAAAATATTGAGCAATACTTGGAGAGTAGATGCTCATACAATGTATACTTATCGTCCAAAAGCAAAACATGACTATGACTTTGGGAATGAAATTACATTTGATATAGGAACTACAAAAGCGATAACAAAAAATATCAATATAGGACTTGAATACAATTTCAAGTATAATTCTAAAACCAATATGGGTAATGATACAAATCCAATCCTTCGCTCAAAACTGCCTTTCAAAGCATTTAGTGGAAGTGCTGGATATATCACACCGCAAATCGAATTTTTACCATTTGATAAACCAAAACTGCATATAGGAGTAGGTGTAAGTTTTTTAGCGCACTATAATCTTAAAGAGTATCAACCGCTTGAAAAGAGACGAGTAGTACTTCGAATTGGATATCTATTTTGA
- a CDS encoding ABC transporter substrate-binding protein, translating into MLKKIVLFLATLLIVSANAAKLDKIVIAGPSANVSHPIFHMIESGALKKYAKKIEFRLWKNPDQLRAMIINKEVDFVAVPTNVASILYNKNQPIKLLNVSIWGILHILVRDKNINSLEKLKGKSLLVPWRGDMPDIVLRAIMKQKKLSNKDIHLIYVSNPMDAASQLIMRRQDNALLPEPATSMVLRKTHSFPVSIVAPELYRGIDLQQEWGKAFHTEAKIPQAGMAVVGKMRENRDIIEAFEKAYEEAMQRYKNHPKEAGKLVVKYVKMFTPEAVADSISHVKMQVVSAKEAKKDIEFFFEKLKEQSPKIIGGKLPDEEFYY; encoded by the coding sequence ATGTTGAAAAAGATTGTTTTATTTCTTGCAACTTTATTAATTGTCAGCGCCAATGCGGCTAAACTGGATAAAATCGTCATTGCAGGACCTTCTGCAAATGTCTCTCATCCGATTTTTCATATGATTGAAAGCGGTGCTCTGAAAAAATATGCAAAAAAGATCGAGTTTCGCCTTTGGAAAAACCCTGATCAGCTAAGGGCTATGATTATCAATAAAGAGGTCGATTTTGTTGCGGTACCAACCAATGTTGCATCCATTCTTTATAACAAAAATCAGCCAATTAAACTGCTCAATGTCTCTATTTGGGGGATTTTGCATATTTTAGTCCGGGATAAAAACATCAACTCCCTTGAAAAACTCAAAGGCAAATCTTTGCTTGTTCCTTGGCGAGGCGACATGCCAGATATTGTTCTTAGAGCCATTATGAAGCAAAAAAAATTAAGCAACAAAGATATCCATCTCATTTACGTTTCCAATCCAATGGATGCAGCAAGCCAGCTTATTATGAGACGACAAGACAATGCCCTCTTGCCAGAACCAGCGACATCAATGGTGCTAAGAAAAACCCACTCTTTTCCAGTTAGTATCGTTGCACCTGAGCTTTATAGGGGTATTGATTTGCAACAAGAGTGGGGAAAAGCTTTTCATACAGAAGCTAAAATTCCACAAGCCGGGATGGCGGTTGTAGGAAAAATGAGAGAAAATAGAGATATTATAGAAGCCTTTGAAAAAGCATATGAAGAAGCAATGCAGCGGTATAAAAACCATCCAAAAGAGGCTGGTAAACTGGTAGTAAAATATGTAAAGATGTTTACGCCTGAAGCTGTAGCAGACTCCATTAGCCATGTAAAAATGCAAGTAGTTTCGGCAAAAGAAGCGAAAAAAGATATAGAATTTTTCTTTGAAAAACTCAAAGAGCAAAGTCCAAAGATTATTGGTGGGAAACTTCCTGATGAGGAGTTTTACTACTGA
- a CDS encoding ABC transporter permease, which translates to MDALKKIIKDFPKFLWSGWGSIAAIFLFIAAWDVGNQIYGDMILPSPLQSFQSVLELFKDKEFLDNLSITIDRVIVGFGLSLSIGTILGLIAGFFVTASVASRPIITILMGMPPIAWIVLAMIWFGMGDMTVEFTVFVASMPIVFIGALQGTRTLEDKFEEMADTFKVPKLMKFTDIYLPHIFSYIFPAWVSALGMAWKIVVMAELLATSDGIGAALAMARSQLDTKTALALVVIMIALLMIVEYVFLEPIKKEVEKWRD; encoded by the coding sequence ATGGACGCACTTAAAAAAATCATCAAAGATTTTCCCAAATTTTTATGGAGCGGCTGGGGCTCCATAGCTGCGATTTTTCTTTTTATTGCCGCTTGGGATGTGGGCAATCAGATCTATGGGGATATGATTTTGCCCTCCCCTTTGCAAAGCTTTCAAAGTGTATTGGAGCTTTTTAAGGACAAAGAGTTTTTGGATAATCTCTCTATTACCATCGATAGAGTCATTGTCGGATTTGGACTTTCCCTTTCTATTGGAACAATTCTTGGATTGATAGCTGGTTTTTTTGTTACAGCTTCTGTTGCAAGCCGACCGATTATCACAATCTTAATGGGAATGCCACCGATTGCCTGGATTGTTTTGGCGATGATCTGGTTTGGTATGGGTGATATGACGGTAGAGTTTACCGTATTTGTAGCTTCCATGCCTATTGTCTTTATCGGAGCATTACAGGGCACCAGGACATTGGAGGATAAATTTGAAGAGATGGCAGATACCTTTAAAGTACCAAAGCTGATGAAATTTACCGATATTTATCTGCCTCACATCTTCTCTTATATCTTTCCAGCCTGGGTTAGCGCTCTTGGAATGGCTTGGAAGATTGTTGTAATGGCTGAGCTTTTGGCTACAAGTGACGGAATTGGCGCAGCTTTGGCGATGGCTAGAAGTCAGCTCGATACAAAAACAGCTCTTGCACTTGTTGTCATTATGATTGCTCTTTTAATGATTGTAGAGTATGTATTTTTAGAACCTATTAAAAAAGAAGTAGAAAAATGGCGCGATTAA
- a CDS encoding ABC transporter ATP-binding protein translates to MARLKVEHLTFSFGYKTILEDISFEIHEGEVVSVVGPSGGGKTTLLRLCAGLLDRQEGTIENSFKTQSIAFQDPRLLPWKNVLDNIAFGLKAQGVSKKERIKRAQEIALQFDLEEDDFEKFPKELSGGMSQRVSFARALVTQPELLFLDEPFSALDIGLKRELQNHLIELITKKEITIFFITHDLMEAVRLSDKIFVLEPDPGRIVKTFTLDIPQSKRDDSYVYSETAKLLKDPYIIETFELE, encoded by the coding sequence ATGGCGCGATTAAAGGTAGAGCATCTGACATTTTCCTTTGGATATAAAACAATTCTTGAGGATATCAGTTTTGAGATACATGAAGGAGAAGTAGTTTCTGTTGTAGGTCCTAGTGGCGGAGGAAAAACGACACTTCTTAGGCTTTGTGCCGGTCTTTTGGATAGACAGGAAGGAACAATTGAAAACAGCTTCAAAACCCAGTCAATCGCCTTTCAAGATCCAAGACTACTGCCATGGAAAAATGTGCTTGACAATATCGCTTTTGGCTTGAAAGCTCAAGGGGTATCTAAGAAAGAGCGCATCAAAAGAGCACAAGAGATTGCACTACAATTTGATTTGGAAGAAGATGATTTTGAAAAGTTTCCAAAAGAGCTTAGTGGCGGAATGAGTCAAAGAGTCTCATTTGCCAGAGCCCTTGTTACACAACCAGAGCTTCTATTTTTAGATGAGCCGTTTTCAGCTTTGGATATTGGCCTCAAAAGAGAGCTACAAAACCATTTGATTGAACTCATTACAAAAAAAGAGATTACAATCTTTTTTATTACACACGATTTGATGGAAGCGGTGAGACTGAGTGACAAGATTTTTGTGCTTGAGCCAGATCCAGGTAGAATCGTAAAAACCTTTACACTCGATATTCCTCAAAGCAAAAGAGATGATAGCTATGTTTACAGCGAAACTGCAAAACTGTTAAAAGATCCTTATATTATAGAAACGTTTGAACTGGAGTAA
- a CDS encoding NnrS family protein, translating into MAATKHYESYPKGEFPIYLAYGFRPAFLLMPPYMILSIILWVLYYNGYIALPFIGDGISWHIYEMLFGVGFLGMAAFILTGAPELFPGTVPIVGKKLAALFGLWIVGRVTFWMMGVIGVYPAAIVNIILFAWLTILVAKPIFKDPAKRHVSIAYTFIAVQIMQIWFFLSVAGVVTTNSLDILKVSLGVFLVLIILAIRRVNTEAVNEILEHEGYEEIFFARPPAYNLTIFMIALFSALEFFFPQNRALGWVALGTASAALAILNDFINYEETNILFKKLIFSLELIPILIALGYGLIGYNYLSGMKLFNGDLLHMLTTGAWTLSFYVVMIVVTIVHTGRDIAKERDVFICLGTLSIVIAAIFRSAVAFYHEYSQMLYLLSAIIWILPFIIYMIRYFKWLITPRADGLPG; encoded by the coding sequence ATGGCAGCTACAAAACATTATGAATCATACCCAAAAGGAGAATTTCCAATATATCTTGCTTATGGATTTCGCCCGGCATTTCTCCTGATGCCTCCTTATATGATTCTTTCCATCATTCTTTGGGTACTTTACTACAACGGCTACATTGCTTTGCCATTTATTGGCGATGGTATAAGCTGGCACATTTATGAGATGCTTTTTGGAGTTGGATTTTTGGGAATGGCTGCCTTTATTCTCACAGGAGCTCCCGAGCTTTTTCCTGGAACGGTTCCGATCGTTGGCAAAAAACTGGCTGCTCTTTTTGGGCTTTGGATTGTAGGAAGAGTTACTTTTTGGATGATGGGAGTTATTGGAGTCTATCCGGCAGCCATTGTCAATATCATTCTTTTTGCATGGCTTACGATATTGGTAGCAAAACCGATCTTCAAAGACCCAGCAAAACGCCATGTCAGTATCGCTTACACTTTCATAGCTGTGCAGATTATGCAAATCTGGTTTTTTTTAAGTGTTGCTGGAGTCGTCACAACAAATTCATTGGATATTTTAAAAGTAAGTCTCGGAGTGTTTTTAGTTCTTATCATCCTTGCAATTCGCAGAGTCAATACTGAAGCAGTCAATGAGATTTTGGAGCATGAAGGGTATGAAGAGATCTTTTTTGCAAGACCTCCGGCATATAACTTAACAATTTTTATGATTGCTCTTTTTAGCGCACTTGAGTTTTTCTTCCCGCAAAACAGAGCCTTAGGCTGGGTAGCTTTAGGCACAGCTAGTGCAGCTTTGGCGATTTTAAATGATTTTATCAACTATGAAGAGACAAATATACTATTTAAAAAGCTCATTTTCTCACTTGAGCTTATTCCAATTCTAATAGCTCTTGGCTATGGGCTCATTGGATATAATTACTTAAGTGGAATGAAGCTATTTAATGGAGATCTTTTACATATGCTTACAACCGGTGCTTGGACACTTTCGTTTTATGTAGTTATGATTGTTGTTACGATTGTCCATACAGGAAGAGATATCGCTAAAGAAAGGGATGTTTTTATCTGTTTAGGCACTTTATCGATAGTAATTGCGGCAATCTTTAGAAGTGCTGTTGCCTTTTATCATGAGTATTCTCAAATGCTCTATCTACTTTCTGCAATTATTTGGATACTGCCTTTCATTATTTATATGATACGTTATTTTAAATGGTTGATTACTCCACGGGCAGACGGACTGCCGGGATAA
- a CDS encoding BspA family leucine-rich repeat surface protein has protein sequence MKRLALSSLLLASTLFGAPSENIINQVGKKANYPIDGYFVHYGSGAYDWIYNPRGTNGLYKLEGLDQNGYFRWTNLSASFKASVSDHTLHLGSTQPQTILVITTPNQEKTVNLATIKTIKCNSLSPGDTFKINGVTYKVVDNTMLKNMDPKSDDYEHICTSKVTDMSNLFRDAVNFNQPIGKWDTSNVTDMRLMFYNAVEFNQPIDNWDISNVTNMDSMFYNAVSFNQPIGNWDTSNVTNMAGMFEYATSFNQPIGDWNTSNVTDMSNMFFYASKFNQPIGKWDTSNVIKMSNMFSNAVKFNQPIGGWNTSNVKYMNSMFYNAVKFNQPIGDWDTSSVTNMRNMFYCAENFNQPIGNWDTSNVKDMSYMFFRASSFNQPIGDWDTSNVANMDYMFFYAESFNQNIHNWCASKIPQKPRNFDTRAAFEGRDDLQPVWGTCPSQ, from the coding sequence ATGAAACGCCTTGCACTTTCTTCTCTCCTCCTGGCTTCTACACTCTTTGGTGCTCCCAGTGAAAATATAATAAATCAAGTAGGTAAAAAAGCTAACTATCCAATAGATGGTTACTTCGTTCACTATGGCTCGGGAGCATATGACTGGATATATAATCCAAGAGGAACTAATGGCCTCTATAAATTAGAAGGGCTCGATCAAAACGGTTACTTTAGATGGACAAACCTCTCTGCATCTTTTAAAGCATCTGTAAGTGATCATACACTTCATCTAGGCTCTACCCAGCCACAAACTATATTAGTGATAACTACTCCAAATCAAGAGAAAACTGTTAATCTTGCAACTATTAAGACAATTAAATGTAATTCCCTCTCTCCAGGGGATACATTTAAAATCAATGGCGTCACATATAAAGTAGTAGATAACACAATGCTAAAAAACATGGATCCCAAGAGTGATGATTATGAGCATATCTGCACGTCCAAAGTAACAGATATGAGCAATCTTTTCCGTGATGCAGTCAATTTTAATCAACCAATAGGAAAATGGGATACATCCAATGTGACGGATATGCGTTTGATGTTTTATAATGCTGTGGAATTTAATCAGCCAATTGACAATTGGGATATATCCAATGTGACTAATATGGATAGTATGTTTTATAATGCCGTGAGCTTCAATCAGCCAATCGGAAATTGGGATACATCCAATGTGACAAATATGGCAGGTATGTTTGAATATGCTACAAGTTTCAACCAGCCAATAGGAGATTGGAACACATCCAATGTAACGGACATGAGTAATATGTTTTTCTATGCTTCGAAATTCAATCAACCAATAGGCAAATGGGACACATCCAATGTAATAAAAATGTCTAATATGTTTTCCAATGCTGTGAAATTCAATCAACCAATAGGGGGTTGGAATACATCCAATGTTAAGTATATGAATAGTATGTTTTACAATGCTGTGAAATTCAATCAGCCAATTGGGGATTGGGATACATCTAGTGTGACAAATATGCGTAATATGTTTTATTGTGCTGAAAACTTCAATCAACCAATAGGTAACTGGGACACATCCAATGTTAAGGATATGAGTTATATGTTTTTCAGAGCTTCAAGCTTCAATCAACCAATAGGAGATTGGGATACATCTAATGTGGCAAATATGGATTATATGTTTTTCTATGCTGAAAGTTTCAACCAAAATATCCATAACTGGTGCGCGAGTAAAATCCCGCAAAAACCTAGGAATTTTGATACTCGCGCAGCATTTGAAGGCAGAGATGATCTGCAGCCAGTATGGGGTACATGCCCAAGCCAGTGA
- a CDS encoding BspA family leucine-rich repeat surface protein, whose translation MKRLALSSLLLASTLFGAPSENIINQVGKKANYPIDGYFVHYGSGAYDWIYNPRGTNGLYKLEGLDQNGYFRWTNLSASFKASVSDHTLHLSSTQPQTILEITTPNQEVNVNLATIKTIKCNSLSPGDTFKINGVRYKVVDNTMLKNMDPKSDDYEHICTSKVTNMSDLFRDAVDFNQPIGKWDTSNVTDMSSMFWSAVKFNQPISNWDTSNVTNMYGMFKYATSFNQPIGEWDTSKVTNMSSMFEYATSFNQPIGNWNTSNVTNMSYMFKYATSFNQPIGQWDTSKVTSMNYMFYNATSFNQPIGNWNTSKVTSMNYMFYNATSFNQPIGNWNTSKVTSMYGMFWGAKSFNQPIGNWDTSKVTNMYSMFRDATSFNQPIGNWNTSNVKYMGSMFYGATSFNQPIGDWNTSNVTNMNYMFYHAESFNQNIHNWCVSKIPQKPTLFDTGAAFEGRDDLQPVWGTCPSQ comes from the coding sequence ATGAAACGCCTTGCACTTTCTTCTCTCCTCCTGGCTTCTACACTCTTTGGTGCTCCCAGTGAAAATATAATAAACCAAGTAGGTAAAAAAGCTAACTATCCAATAGATGGCTACTTCGTTCACTATGGCTCGGGAGCATATGACTGGATATATAATCCAAGAGGGACTAATGGCCTCTATAAATTAGAAGGGCTCGATCAAAACGGTTACTTTAGATGGACAAACCTCTCTGCATCTTTTAAAGCATCTGTAAGTGATCATACACTTCATCTAAGCTCTACCCAGCCACAAACTATCTTGGAGATAACTACTCCAAATCAAGAGGTAAATGTTAATCTTGCAACTATTAAGACAATTAAATGTAATTCCCTCTCTCCAGGAGATACATTTAAAATCAATGGCGTTAGATATAAAGTAGTAGATAATACAATGCTAAAAAACATGGATCCAAAAAGTGATGATTATGAGCATATCTGTACATCCAAAGTAACGAATATGAGTGATCTTTTTCGTGATGCTGTAGATTTCAACCAGCCAATAGGTAAATGGGATACATCAAATGTGACGGATATGAGTAGTATGTTTTGGAGTGCTGTGAAATTCAACCAGCCAATTAGCAATTGGGATACATCCAATGTGACGAATATGTATGGTATGTTTAAATATGCCACAAGCTTTAATCAGCCAATAGGAGAATGGGATACATCCAAAGTGACGAATATGAGTAGTATGTTTGAATATGCCACAAGCTTCAATCAGCCAATCGGCAACTGGAATACATCGAATGTTACGAATATGAGTTATATGTTTAAATATGCCACAAGCTTCAATCAGCCAATTGGACAATGGGATACATCAAAAGTGACAAGTATGAATTATATGTTTTATAATGCCACAAGCTTCAATCAGCCAATTGGCAACTGGAATACATCAAAAGTGACAAGTATGAATTATATGTTTTATAATGCTACAAGCTTCAACCAGCCAATAGGAAATTGGAACACATCAAAAGTAACAAGTATGTATGGTATGTTTTGGGGTGCTAAAAGCTTCAATCAGCCAATCGGTAACTGGGATACGTCAAAAGTGACGAATATGTATAGTATGTTTAGGGATGCTACAAGCTTCAACCAGCCAATAGGAAATTGGAATACATCGAATGTTAAATATATGGGTAGCATGTTTTATGGTGCTACAAGCTTCAATCAGCCAATCGGGGATTGGAATACATCTAATGTTACGAATATGAATTATATGTTTTACCATGCCGAAAGTTTTAACCAAAACATCCATAACTGGTGCGTGAGTAAAATCCCTCAAAAACCAACCCTGTTCGATACCGGCGCAGCATTTGAAGGCAGAGATGATCTCCAGCCAGTATGGGGTACATGTCCAAGCCAGTGA